One genomic window of Methyloceanibacter sp. wino2 includes the following:
- a CDS encoding efflux RND transporter permease subunit: protein MIARIIRWSARNVVLVSIATVFVTLLGLYAVQKVPLDAIPDLSDVQVIVYTEYPGQAPQVVEDQVTYPLTTAMLTVPKARTVRGFSFFGVSFVYVIFDDGTDVYWARSRVMESLSAAAGDLPTEVTPELGPDATGVGWVYQYVLKGGDQSLADLRTLQDWYVRYGLSQAPGVAEVASVGGFVKQYSVVVDPRRLQALGIPLSKVTSAIRDSNTDVGGRTLELSEREYMVRGRGYITNLEDIESIVLKNDTGVPVLLKDVARVELVPDERRGLSEVNGNGEAVSGIVLQRYGENALSVIDSVKERLAEIAPSLPEGVTVETVYDRSALIYRAIDTLKRTLIEESLIVAVVCVIFLMHARSALVAIITLPLGVLIAYICMWALGLSSNIMSLGGIAIAIGAMVDASIVMIENAHKRLEHAPPGKSRTETIVEAAVEVGPALFFSLLIITVSFLPIFALEAQEGRLFKPLAYTKTFSMAAAALLSIFVVPALMILFVRGRILPEHKNPLNRALTWIYRPVIEFVLRFRVSTVLVAVAVFGATLWPASKIGSEFMPALNEGTLFYMPTTLPGVSVTEASKLLQTQNKIIKSFPEVESVWGKAGRAATATDPAPMSMFETVINLKPESEWRDGMTIDALTAEMDKALQFPGVSNSWTMPIKARTDMLSTGIRTPVGIKVIGRDLGEMENLARKIEAAVRDVPGTTSAYAERATGGYYINIDPDRARLARYGLMVGDVQAVIATALGANAVTTTVEGRERYKVAVRYPRDYRNDPQAIANEVLIPTPAGGTVPLSEVATVTVAQGPSMIRTENAQLALYIFVDFRDRDIGSYVADAQKAVAESVDFPPGYYVTWSGQFEYLQRAEMRLQIVVPLTALVIFVLLYLNFGRLTETLIVMLSVPFALVGGVWFMWWLDFNFSVAAVTGFIALAGVAAETGVVMLIYLDNALKERIAASAQEGRTLKPSDLHAAIVSGAAGRVRPKIMTVAAIMAGLLPILWAHGAGSEVMQRIAVPMIGGMASSTLLTLVVIPAIYSLVKSFELRRTVMRTKSHHSEVAPHGV from the coding sequence ATGATCGCGCGCATCATCCGCTGGTCGGCGCGGAACGTCGTCCTGGTGAGCATCGCCACGGTGTTCGTGACGCTGCTGGGACTCTACGCGGTTCAGAAGGTGCCGCTGGATGCGATCCCCGACCTGTCCGACGTGCAGGTCATCGTCTACACCGAGTATCCGGGACAGGCGCCGCAGGTCGTCGAGGATCAAGTCACCTATCCGCTGACCACCGCCATGTTGACCGTGCCAAAGGCGCGCACCGTGCGCGGCTTCTCGTTCTTCGGCGTGTCGTTCGTCTATGTGATCTTCGACGACGGCACGGACGTCTATTGGGCGCGCTCGCGCGTAATGGAATCGTTGAGCGCGGCCGCCGGCGATCTCCCCACCGAGGTGACGCCGGAACTGGGGCCCGACGCGACGGGCGTCGGCTGGGTATACCAATATGTCTTGAAAGGCGGCGATCAAAGTCTCGCCGACCTGCGCACGCTGCAGGATTGGTATGTGCGCTATGGCCTGTCTCAGGCGCCCGGCGTCGCCGAGGTTGCGAGCGTCGGCGGCTTCGTGAAGCAATACAGCGTCGTGGTCGACCCGCGCCGGCTGCAGGCCCTCGGTATTCCGCTGTCCAAGGTCACGAGCGCCATCCGCGACAGCAACACGGATGTCGGTGGGCGCACGCTCGAACTGTCCGAGCGCGAATACATGGTGCGCGGCCGCGGCTACATCACGAACCTCGAGGATATCGAATCCATCGTGCTCAAGAACGATACGGGCGTGCCCGTCCTGCTCAAGGACGTCGCCCGCGTCGAACTGGTTCCGGACGAACGCCGGGGACTCTCGGAAGTGAACGGCAACGGGGAAGCCGTCTCGGGGATTGTTCTGCAGCGCTACGGCGAGAACGCACTCTCCGTTATCGACAGTGTGAAGGAACGCCTTGCGGAGATCGCCCCCAGCCTGCCGGAAGGTGTGACCGTCGAGACCGTTTATGACCGGTCGGCGCTGATCTATCGGGCCATCGATACGCTGAAGCGCACGCTCATCGAGGAGAGCCTCATCGTGGCCGTGGTCTGCGTGATCTTCCTCATGCATGCGCGGAGCGCGCTCGTCGCGATCATCACGCTGCCGCTGGGCGTGCTCATCGCCTATATCTGCATGTGGGCCTTGGGTCTGTCGTCGAACATCATGAGCCTTGGCGGCATCGCCATCGCCATCGGCGCCATGGTGGACGCCTCGATCGTCATGATCGAGAACGCGCACAAGCGGCTCGAGCACGCGCCGCCCGGAAAGTCTCGCACTGAGACCATCGTCGAGGCGGCGGTCGAGGTCGGGCCTGCGCTGTTCTTCAGTCTACTGATCATAACCGTGTCGTTTCTGCCGATCTTCGCGCTGGAGGCGCAAGAAGGGCGCTTGTTCAAGCCGCTGGCCTATACGAAGACGTTCTCCATGGCGGCGGCCGCACTTCTGTCCATCTTCGTGGTACCGGCGCTGATGATCTTGTTCGTGCGCGGCCGGATTCTGCCCGAGCACAAGAACCCGCTGAACCGAGCGCTGACTTGGATCTATCGGCCTGTCATCGAGTTCGTCCTGCGCTTCCGGGTCTCTACGGTCCTGGTTGCTGTCGCGGTGTTCGGCGCCACGCTTTGGCCCGCGTCGAAGATCGGCAGCGAGTTCATGCCGGCCCTCAACGAGGGCACGTTGTTCTACATGCCGACGACGTTGCCGGGCGTGTCCGTCACGGAGGCGAGCAAGTTGCTGCAGACCCAGAACAAGATCATCAAGAGCTTTCCGGAAGTGGAGTCCGTGTGGGGCAAGGCAGGGCGCGCCGCAACGGCCACCGACCCCGCGCCGATGAGCATGTTCGAGACGGTCATCAATCTGAAGCCGGAAAGCGAATGGCGGGACGGCATGACCATCGATGCGCTGACGGCGGAGATGGACAAGGCTCTGCAGTTTCCGGGCGTCTCGAATTCGTGGACCATGCCGATCAAGGCGCGCACCGACATGCTCTCGACCGGCATCCGCACGCCGGTCGGCATTAAGGTAATCGGGCGCGATCTCGGCGAGATGGAGAACCTCGCTCGCAAGATCGAGGCGGCAGTGCGGGACGTACCGGGCACGACGAGCGCCTATGCGGAACGCGCGACTGGTGGCTACTACATCAACATTGACCCCGACCGTGCGCGTCTTGCGCGCTACGGACTCATGGTCGGCGACGTGCAGGCGGTGATCGCGACGGCGCTCGGCGCGAACGCGGTCACCACCACGGTGGAGGGGCGCGAGCGCTACAAGGTCGCTGTCCGCTATCCGCGCGACTATCGCAACGATCCGCAAGCCATTGCGAACGAGGTGCTGATCCCGACACCGGCAGGCGGCACGGTACCCTTGAGCGAGGTGGCGACGGTTACGGTCGCGCAAGGCCCCTCGATGATCCGCACGGAGAACGCGCAGCTTGCGCTGTACATCTTCGTTGACTTTCGCGACCGCGATATCGGCAGCTATGTCGCGGACGCGCAGAAGGCCGTGGCTGAGAGCGTGGACTTCCCGCCGGGTTATTACGTCACCTGGAGCGGTCAGTTCGAGTATCTGCAGCGCGCCGAGATGCGCCTGCAAATCGTCGTGCCGCTCACCGCGCTCGTCATCTTCGTGCTGCTCTATCTCAATTTCGGGCGTCTGACCGAGACACTTATCGTGATGTTGTCCGTACCGTTCGCCCTGGTCGGCGGCGTTTGGTTCATGTGGTGGCTCGATTTCAATTTCTCGGTGGCAGCCGTCACGGGCTTCATTGCTCTGGCGGGCGTCGCCGCCGAGACGGGTGTCGTGATGCTCATCTATCTCGACAACGCGTTGAAGGAGCGAATCGCGGCGTCCGCGCAAGAAGGCCGCACGCTGAAGCCCAGCGATCTTCATGCGGCGATTGTTTCCGGTGCGGCGGGCCGCGTGCGTCCCAAGATCATGACCGTGGCTGCGATCATGGCCGGTCTGCTCCCCATACTCTGGGCGCATGGTGCCGGCAGCGAAGTCATGCAGCGCATTGCCGTGCCGATGATCGGCGGCATGGCCTCGTCGACGCTTCTCACCTTGGTGGTGATTCCGGCCATCTACAGCCTGGTCAAGAGCTTCGAGTTGCGACGAACGGTAATGCGCACAAAGTCACACCATTCCGAGGTTGCACCGCACGGGGTGTAG
- a CDS encoding OmpA family protein, with the protein MRKVLGILALVLGVAALCWFGAKHHAKRIEQTVADGANGAVAAAVHGLKTSVGGRDIEVSGLADSNAERKHILETLDIVQGRRVVRDKMKVLESVAPYTFSAVKTDKGITVSGHVPTEAARAGIAVILDHDASSLKLASGAPGGWTMVAQDGLSALAKLNKGKLTMSDKSLTLSGEATTPTAGEAALAELKDVPPGYMVDTSLTYLDDGKPAAFELVYSASDGASASGKLPAGMTTHEIASALGLDWVSGEPANSVSGDSGPSLGIIRKLGSWLPEFETLKLAFGGDNDFELNGNASPGADIELLETGLSNDLGDTVAVSVEAATELPPDGTSRKNVATGETEVMTAGYWLPQMDFVASRDQCSDKANALLSKRDVNFVTGSARLDARSLQVINAMTALVMKCVQSGDLRVEVGGHTDSQGDSGFNMDLSQKRADAVVDALKKRGIPADAITAAGYGDTEPLADNDTEEGRAANRRVTLAFTQ; encoded by the coding sequence GTGCGGAAGGTCTTGGGAATCTTGGCGCTCGTCTTGGGCGTTGCGGCGCTGTGTTGGTTTGGCGCTAAGCATCATGCCAAGCGAATCGAGCAGACCGTAGCGGATGGTGCCAACGGCGCCGTCGCCGCTGCAGTGCATGGCCTCAAGACGTCCGTCGGGGGCCGCGACATCGAGGTGAGCGGTCTCGCCGATAGCAACGCGGAACGCAAACACATTCTCGAGACGCTCGATATTGTTCAAGGGCGTCGCGTCGTTCGCGACAAGATGAAGGTGTTGGAGTCGGTTGCTCCCTACACATTCTCGGCGGTGAAAACCGACAAAGGCATCACGGTTTCCGGCCACGTGCCGACCGAGGCCGCGCGCGCAGGTATCGCCGTCATTCTCGACCACGATGCGTCCTCGCTTAAGCTGGCGTCGGGCGCACCGGGGGGCTGGACGATGGTCGCTCAGGACGGCCTCAGCGCTCTCGCCAAGCTCAACAAGGGCAAACTCACCATGTCGGACAAGTCGCTGACCCTTTCGGGTGAGGCGACGACGCCGACCGCCGGGGAGGCGGCGCTGGCCGAACTCAAGGACGTGCCGCCAGGCTACATGGTGGACACGTCGCTCACTTATCTCGACGACGGCAAGCCAGCTGCATTCGAGCTCGTCTATTCCGCTTCAGATGGCGCTTCGGCGAGCGGCAAGCTTCCGGCTGGAATGACGACCCACGAAATCGCCAGCGCGCTCGGCCTCGACTGGGTCTCCGGTGAACCCGCCAATTCAGTGTCGGGAGACTCCGGCCCTTCGCTCGGCATCATTAGGAAGCTTGGCTCCTGGCTGCCGGAATTCGAGACGCTGAAACTGGCGTTCGGCGGCGACAACGATTTCGAGCTGAACGGCAACGCCTCCCCGGGGGCGGATATTGAGCTTCTGGAGACGGGGCTGTCCAATGATCTCGGCGACACGGTCGCCGTGAGCGTCGAGGCGGCGACGGAGTTGCCGCCCGACGGCACCAGCCGCAAGAACGTGGCGACGGGCGAGACCGAGGTGATGACGGCCGGATATTGGCTGCCGCAGATGGACTTCGTGGCGAGCCGCGATCAGTGCAGCGACAAGGCCAACGCTCTCCTGTCCAAGCGGGACGTGAATTTTGTGACCGGCTCGGCGCGGCTCGATGCGCGCTCCTTGCAGGTCATCAACGCGATGACGGCGCTTGTTATGAAATGTGTCCAGTCCGGCGATCTACGCGTGGAGGTTGGCGGCCATACGGACAGCCAGGGCGACAGCGGCTTCAACATGGACCTGAGCCAGAAGCGGGCCGATGCGGTGGTCGACGCCCTCAAGAAGCGCGGTATCCCGGCGGATGCGATCACGGCGGCGGGCTACGGCGACACGGAACCGCTGGCCGACAACGACACGGAAGAGGGCCGGGCGGCGAACCGACGCGTGACCTTGGCGTTCACTCAGTAA
- a CDS encoding pyridoxamine 5'-phosphate oxidase family protein, with product MATEEDQSIPNPDEFYSPQQRALQDELQTRPLANAVVFAVVRDELDPEMAGFIASRDYFFLSTVNDEGEPTVSYKGGNVGVAHVADNKTIVFPSYNGNGMYFSAGNISATGKVGMLFIDMCTPHRVRVQGTAALSQNEEHMKLFPGAEFVIEVTVDKAFINCARYIHKHERVETTNRYVPDANGEAPLPAWKRIDMIQEALPDADAGRVAESGGTITEDEYKRKVMDGTS from the coding sequence ATGGCGACGGAAGAAGACCAATCGATACCCAATCCGGACGAGTTCTACTCGCCGCAACAGCGCGCGTTGCAAGACGAGCTGCAGACGCGGCCGCTCGCCAACGCCGTGGTCTTTGCGGTGGTTCGCGACGAGCTCGACCCCGAGATGGCGGGTTTCATCGCCAGCCGCGACTACTTCTTTCTGTCCACGGTGAACGACGAGGGCGAGCCCACGGTGTCCTACAAGGGCGGCAATGTGGGCGTCGCGCATGTGGCGGACAACAAGACCATCGTGTTCCCGAGCTACAACGGCAACGGCATGTATTTCTCGGCGGGCAATATCTCCGCCACGGGGAAGGTCGGTATGCTGTTCATCGACATGTGCACGCCCCATCGTGTTCGGGTGCAAGGCACCGCGGCCCTGTCTCAGAACGAAGAACACATGAAGCTCTTCCCCGGCGCCGAGTTCGTGATCGAGGTCACGGTCGACAAGGCCTTCATCAATTGCGCCCGCTACATCCACAAGCATGAGCGGGTCGAGACCACGAACCGATACGTGCCGGATGCGAACGGCGAGGCGCCGCTGCCGGCTTGGAAGCGGATCGACATGATTCAGGAGGCCCTCCCTGACGCCGATGCCGGCCGGGTCGCCGAGAGTGGCGGCACGATCACCGAGGACGAGTACAAGCGAAAGGTGATGGACGGGACGTCCTAG
- a CDS encoding DASS family sodium-coupled anion symporter, which yields MLEPDEGGAGRKLHQLVGLVLGPAASAACVLSSAPEGLSATGWSVAALAIWMAIWWATEAVPLFVTALLPLAVLPLLGVEGIDGAAAPFAHPVVFLLLGGFLIGLALEKWNLHRRIAFHIILAVGSRPLSLIAGKMLATAFLSMWITNTATTIMVLPIAMSLIAVVTPDRKRGHGEAANFGTAMMLGIAYAASIGGMASLVGSPTNLLAASYLEEVFGIEMTFLDWMLFALPISAMLLGCAYLILTRIAFPVSNKLGKVDPGLVEGMLREMGPMTGPEKRVCAVFTAVALCWIFSPLVEDRLGFDISDTGIALIGAIALFAIPAHWPDRTFLLDVTAVRRIPWEVLILFGGGLSLAKAIDITGLAVWIGNGLSFLNAMPLLVVIFGVTLLVVLLTELMSNTATVAAFLPIAGSLALGTDVAPLLFVMPIALAASSAFMLPVATPPNTLVFGTGYVTLPQMMRAGALLNLFGTAIIAVAVTLAARFL from the coding sequence ATGCTTGAGCCCGACGAAGGCGGGGCCGGACGCAAGCTGCACCAACTGGTGGGCCTTGTTCTCGGACCGGCGGCTTCTGCTGCGTGTGTCCTCAGCTCGGCGCCGGAAGGTTTGTCGGCCACGGGCTGGTCCGTAGCGGCTCTCGCAATATGGATGGCCATATGGTGGGCGACGGAGGCGGTCCCGCTCTTCGTCACGGCTCTGCTGCCGCTCGCGGTCTTGCCGCTTCTCGGCGTCGAGGGCATTGACGGCGCCGCCGCGCCGTTCGCCCATCCCGTCGTGTTCCTGCTGCTGGGCGGGTTTCTCATCGGGCTCGCGCTCGAAAAATGGAATCTCCACCGGCGGATCGCCTTCCACATCATCCTGGCCGTCGGCAGCCGTCCACTCAGTCTCATCGCGGGCAAGATGCTGGCGACCGCGTTCCTGAGCATGTGGATCACGAACACGGCGACGACCATCATGGTGCTCCCGATCGCGATGTCGCTCATTGCCGTCGTCACGCCGGACAGGAAGCGCGGTCATGGCGAAGCGGCTAATTTCGGCACGGCCATGATGCTCGGCATCGCCTATGCGGCCTCTATCGGCGGGATGGCCTCGCTCGTCGGGTCGCCGACAAACTTGCTGGCGGCGAGCTATCTGGAAGAAGTCTTCGGCATCGAGATGACGTTCCTCGACTGGATGCTGTTCGCCCTGCCGATCTCCGCCATGCTGCTGGGCTGCGCCTATCTCATCCTGACCCGGATCGCATTTCCCGTGTCCAACAAGCTCGGCAAGGTCGACCCGGGCCTTGTCGAAGGGATGCTGCGTGAGATGGGTCCGATGACGGGCCCTGAAAAGCGCGTCTGCGCCGTGTTCACCGCGGTTGCGCTGTGCTGGATCTTTTCGCCGTTGGTGGAAGACCGTCTCGGCTTCGACATCTCCGACACCGGCATCGCGCTCATCGGCGCCATCGCCCTCTTCGCCATTCCGGCGCACTGGCCGGACCGCACCTTCCTGTTGGATGTGACGGCGGTACGCCGGATTCCCTGGGAGGTTCTGATCCTGTTCGGTGGCGGGTTGAGCCTCGCCAAGGCGATCGACATAACCGGTCTCGCCGTCTGGATCGGCAACGGCCTGTCGTTCTTGAATGCAATGCCGTTGCTTGTGGTGATCTTCGGCGTGACGCTGCTCGTGGTCCTGCTGACGGAGTTGATGAGCAATACGGCCACGGTCGCCGCCTTTCTTCCCATCGCCGGCAGTCTTGCGCTCGGGACGGACGTGGCGCCGCTTCTGTTCGTGATGCCGATCGCGCTCGCGGCATCGTCGGCCTTCATGCTGCCGGTCGCCACGCCGCCGAACACGCTTGTCTTCGGCACGGGCTACGTGACCCTGCCGCAGATGATGCGCGCAGGTGCGCTGCTGAATTTGTTTGGAACGGCCATCATCGCGGTCGCCGTGACGCTGGCCGCGCGTTTCTTGTAG
- a CDS encoding AsmA family protein → MSLQSFLRTILQVGFVLLLILAVPVAGLLLISAGPFEEVRRKAAEHFLSEAIDVPVEIKGPVEIGFSLEPEVTMQDIVAVESRLPSDMTDLSVKSVAVEIPLLPLLTGHLDLNGLKIDGLEVAINIPPGRDTEYEGVAAIAGFVGNVVHSAVSSNFELENTSFNLTDQESGFTLRYGFDAVVSKAKADGSIRVDAKGDLNDEPWQFAGDVKPRDADNKRTFDFTIEHAGVSAAFAGDYAFGSVGDVVDFKLTASSPSLEKILTIYEIKGELDGTGDLSAQISGPLEALKLSDLMFKLSFVSGDVYTLSGGIDDLTAGTGLNLGLDGKIKPRETPDDQVWPFLRVGIAGFSGKLKGSHDRVVVRDLSIDTTAIDTTLSTLGPITAERLYKDKEGRLGIYDLVVLAGDAEHPGLRITGDVKDVIDFKGVDLKGVIDIPTTEFLDLAVKKEVAGLGHFSGDFAVSDADGSLGLEALTAKVTDSKLLALSLNLSFDDVKAGDDFKLATQLDIPSFEALAAALGSTVADVGQVKFDGTVSGGKNRLDLTGTALAGDTTIKGVLSGVVTDGKPSLSGSLSSPLLHLADMEKLHAVGTTYLQKVDDKDLDVVDYSDMWNDLPVDVEIDVAKIAGGGTDASNIKGQVTYLAGVVGLDPLALTYLGGRATASGKIDTAKKPTSFALKGNVDSLAIGTILKEMKVNFPVRGTLFVDYDLTGAGDSVAEIPRTLGGSVSSSLRDGWVGTDLINLTGMSIPAWLLSRGHDGGGAELVCVVAPFAFNEGRGTTRGLVFETREVQIAGVGYVNLRRETIDLRFKPQPLRQELIKVTQPFAIQGNLYHPTLHLEGAPVLNALAGSLAFPFNALDHIIQPKLGEVRHRPCQVIHTAMPEERGREQREGARGPLGLGIFGREGEAGRAREESRERPPAREGLFGRERR, encoded by the coding sequence ATGAGCCTTCAATCGTTTCTTCGGACGATCCTCCAAGTCGGCTTCGTTTTGCTTCTGATCCTCGCTGTTCCGGTGGCGGGACTTTTGCTGATTTCAGCTGGACCGTTCGAAGAGGTGCGGCGGAAGGCGGCCGAGCATTTCCTCAGCGAGGCCATCGACGTGCCGGTCGAGATCAAAGGGCCCGTCGAGATCGGCTTTAGCCTCGAACCCGAAGTCACCATGCAAGACATCGTGGCGGTGGAAAGCCGACTCCCGTCCGACATGACGGATTTGTCGGTCAAGTCCGTCGCTGTGGAAATTCCATTGCTGCCGCTGCTGACGGGCCATTTGGATCTCAATGGCTTGAAGATCGACGGGCTCGAGGTTGCGATCAATATTCCGCCCGGCCGGGATACCGAATACGAGGGCGTCGCAGCCATTGCCGGTTTCGTCGGCAATGTGGTGCACTCGGCCGTCTCGAGCAATTTCGAGCTTGAGAACACGAGCTTCAATCTCACGGATCAGGAAAGCGGCTTCACGCTGCGCTACGGCTTCGACGCCGTGGTCAGCAAGGCCAAGGCCGACGGGTCGATCCGGGTGGACGCCAAGGGGGATCTCAATGACGAACCTTGGCAGTTCGCCGGCGATGTGAAACCGCGCGACGCCGACAACAAACGAACGTTCGATTTCACGATCGAACATGCGGGCGTATCGGCGGCGTTCGCTGGAGACTATGCGTTCGGTTCTGTCGGGGATGTGGTTGATTTCAAGCTGACGGCCAGTTCTCCGTCCTTGGAGAAGATCCTCACGATCTACGAGATCAAGGGAGAGCTGGACGGCACGGGCGATCTCTCCGCTCAGATCTCCGGGCCGCTGGAAGCGCTGAAACTGTCCGATCTCATGTTCAAGCTGTCGTTCGTATCGGGCGATGTCTATACGCTGTCCGGCGGCATCGATGATCTCACGGCCGGGACGGGGCTCAACCTCGGCCTAGACGGCAAGATCAAGCCGCGTGAGACCCCTGACGACCAGGTCTGGCCGTTTCTGAGGGTCGGTATTGCCGGCTTCTCCGGCAAGCTCAAAGGCTCGCACGACCGGGTTGTGGTGCGCGACCTCAGCATCGACACCACGGCTATCGATACTACTCTGAGCACGCTCGGTCCGATCACGGCAGAACGCTTGTACAAGGACAAGGAGGGCCGTCTCGGCATCTACGACCTCGTTGTCTTGGCGGGTGACGCGGAGCATCCGGGTCTGCGCATCACCGGGGACGTGAAGGACGTCATCGACTTCAAAGGCGTGGACTTGAAGGGCGTGATCGATATTCCGACCACAGAGTTCTTGGATCTCGCTGTGAAGAAGGAGGTGGCCGGGCTCGGCCACTTCAGCGGAGACTTTGCGGTGTCCGATGCTGATGGATCGCTCGGGCTCGAGGCCCTTACGGCAAAAGTGACGGACAGCAAGCTGCTGGCATTGTCGCTCAACCTTTCGTTCGACGACGTGAAGGCGGGCGACGACTTCAAGCTCGCCACGCAACTCGACATCCCGAGCTTTGAAGCCTTGGCGGCCGCGCTCGGCTCGACGGTGGCCGATGTGGGCCAGGTCAAGTTCGACGGTACCGTGTCGGGCGGCAAGAACCGACTCGATCTCACCGGGACGGCGCTGGCAGGCGACACCACGATCAAAGGCGTGCTCAGCGGCGTCGTCACGGATGGAAAGCCGTCGCTGTCAGGCAGTCTGTCCTCGCCGCTGCTGCACCTGGCGGACATGGAGAAGCTTCATGCGGTCGGCACGACCTATCTGCAGAAGGTCGACGACAAGGACCTCGACGTCGTCGACTACAGCGACATGTGGAACGACCTGCCGGTCGACGTCGAGATCGATGTCGCCAAGATCGCGGGCGGCGGAACCGATGCGAGCAACATCAAGGGCCAAGTGACGTATCTTGCGGGTGTCGTGGGGCTCGACCCGCTGGCTCTCACCTATCTTGGCGGCCGGGCGACGGCGTCGGGCAAGATCGACACGGCCAAGAAGCCGACCAGCTTTGCGCTGAAGGGCAACGTGGACAGCTTGGCGATCGGCACGATCCTGAAAGAGATGAAGGTGAACTTCCCGGTCCGCGGCACGCTCTTCGTCGACTACGACCTAACAGGCGCGGGCGATAGCGTCGCCGAGATTCCCCGCACACTCGGCGGATCGGTGAGTTCGTCCCTGCGCGACGGCTGGGTGGGAACGGACCTGATCAATCTGACGGGGATGAGCATTCCGGCCTGGCTTCTGTCGCGGGGGCACGACGGCGGCGGTGCCGAGCTCGTTTGCGTTGTGGCTCCCTTTGCCTTCAACGAGGGGCGCGGCACCACCCGCGGCCTTGTCTTCGAAACGCGCGAGGTTCAGATCGCCGGCGTCGGTTACGTGAACCTCCGGCGCGAGACCATCGATCTGCGTTTCAAGCCCCAGCCCTTGCGGCAGGAACTCATCAAGGTCACCCAGCCTTTCGCCATCCAGGGCAACCTCTATCATCCCACGCTCCATCTCGAAGGCGCGCCGGTGCTGAACGCGCTGGCCGGATCGCTCGCCTTTCCGTTTAATGCACTCGACCACATCATCCAGCCGAAGCTCGGGGAGGTGCGCCACCGGCCTTGCCAGGTGATTCATACGGCGATGCCCGAAGAGCGCGGGAGGGAGCAGCGCGAAGGCGCCCGCGGCCCGCTAGGACTGGGAATATTCGGACGCGAAGGGGAGGCGGGGCGTGCGCGCGAAGAGAGCCGCGAACGGCCTCCCGCCCGCGAGGGTCTCTTCGGCCGAGAGAGGCGCTAG
- a CDS encoding PepSY domain-containing protein: MRILITAFALMFAMTTTSFAADEALTEEQIEGVEMAIKAMGCTVEDTNIEMENDGYEADDVICEDDKQFDVYLDKDFKVTKKVAE, from the coding sequence ATGCGAATTTTGATTACGGCATTTGCTTTGATGTTTGCCATGACGACGACATCGTTCGCTGCCGACGAGGCGCTCACTGAGGAACAGATCGAGGGCGTCGAGATGGCGATCAAGGCGATGGGATGTACCGTCGAAGATACGAATATCGAGATGGAGAACGATGGCTACGAGGCCGACGATGTCATCTGCGAGGACGACAAGCAGTTCGACGTCTACCTCGACAAGGACTTCAAGGTCACGAAGAAGGTCGCGGAGTAA
- the ykgO gene encoding type B 50S ribosomal protein L36 encodes MKIKNSLKALVKRHRDNRVVRRRGRLYVINKTNRRFKARQG; translated from the coding sequence ATGAAAATCAAGAATTCTTTGAAGGCCCTGGTCAAGCGCCACCGGGACAACCGGGTGGTTCGCCGCCGTGGCCGGCTCTATGTTATCAACAAGACCAACCGCCGCTTCAAGGCGCGCCAAGGCTAG
- a CDS encoding tetratricopeptide repeat protein, with product MPAPVLAGPPTVLAQFFEEFDDEAGVPPAEDPGLGGLDFEDMEENDLGAGPERVPGWASGEAPGDGEGALAGAVPPAFDPAERPVLLEGLYERLAQAKSPTEAAPITEAIEELWSMSGSDTVDLLMSRATLFANESDVDLSLAVLDAVVDIAPEEAEAWYLRAKVNVLAGKPERALADLRQALNLDDKHYRAITDLGLVLEQLGAKKEALKAYRQALAVNPYMDDAQAGVDALSREVEGQDI from the coding sequence GTGCCGGCGCCGGTTCTCGCCGGTCCGCCCACCGTGCTCGCGCAGTTCTTCGAGGAATTCGACGACGAGGCGGGGGTTCCGCCCGCGGAGGATCCGGGGCTCGGGGGCCTTGATTTCGAGGACATGGAGGAGAACGACCTCGGCGCCGGGCCGGAACGCGTCCCGGGCTGGGCGTCGGGTGAAGCGCCGGGTGACGGCGAAGGAGCCCTCGCGGGCGCCGTCCCGCCCGCGTTCGATCCCGCCGAGCGGCCGGTATTGCTGGAAGGCCTTTATGAGCGCCTCGCGCAGGCCAAGAGCCCGACGGAGGCCGCGCCGATCACCGAGGCGATCGAGGAGCTGTGGTCCATGAGCGGCAGCGACACGGTCGATCTTCTGATGAGCCGCGCCACACTATTCGCCAACGAGTCGGATGTGGATCTATCGCTCGCGGTTCTGGACGCCGTCGTGGACATCGCGCCGGAGGAGGCGGAAGCCTGGTATCTGCGCGCCAAGGTCAACGTCCTCGCGGGCAAGCCGGAGCGGGCGCTGGCCGATCTGCGGCAGGCCCTGAATCTGGACGACAAGCACTACCGGGCGATCACGGATCTCGGGTTGGTCTTGGAGCAGCTCGGGGCGAAGAAGGAAGCGCTGAAGGCCTACCGACAGGCGCTAGCGGTCAATCCCTATATGGACGACGCCCAGGCCGGGGTCGACGCGCTCTCCCGCGAAGTCGAAGGCCAGGATATCTGA